A genome region from Fervidobacterium changbaicum includes the following:
- a CDS encoding extracellular solute-binding protein, with amino-acid sequence MKKILIWSGIIALTVIAVMLVLYFSGRSVYTRFITAIAQLVEKSTSKSQGISTISSFDAYKKLSELRFSDTTNNAVFKLDLENPLVLGNDETTTILFSVPNDGEYAVVIKYRYDNFTTSSGTLEFEVEKKTYLGILDNFTYYDFNEKVYDRYGNEITPEQKPFEGTYLTFVKDASRISHYPLLLKLNAGENLISVKNTRSPIVIEGIYLVAGSSLFVSQPYAEYRSVKRHEGKSGEDIIVIEAEGISFKSDSLISLTNEQTALVTPYEILRRKINVIDETTFKQSGQEIFWSFYVETPGYYKIAFRYKQATNRGIPIFRRIYLDGKVPFKEFVEYPFPYTGYTWKDYVLKNEQNEPLEVYLDKGFHILSMEVTTGMYEDTIKFLQNSVKKLQEIGLELRKLVGNNLDPNRTWNIEKYMPNAVPDLTHISQSLKAEHEKLVGIVGKQGLPSIADMLVCAGIIDNILRKPEKLPFYIDVLSEGASSIAQRLSELSMRLKEQPMGIDKIYVFQGSLDRFAYPKSTFLITAYEELQKLWLSLFNKNEAYSIYEKVDEASLRVWVNRPVQYVETLQYLTDSDFTRKTGIKVIFSIMPNEQKLVLASAANTVPDVAMSISNWIPFELAIRNALFPLSYFPDFFTFAEKNINVETLLPMVVDDKVYGITETQNFYVLFYRKDIIEKLSIPIPDTWDDVKKILPELQRRGMNFSIPMCEQTTKYFNTTGPFFFQNKARLYTKDGMKTAINEENSVKAFELMTDLFAIYGIPEQVASFYNSFRYGRIPIGVGDFGLYVTLLNAADEIYGLWDIAPSPGVRTENGEILRYQVAGDRAIVIFANSNKKEKAWEFIKWWMSKDTQVKFARMMVNRYGPTYLWNTANIEAFKELDFIDEKHKKVILEQWKWIREVQRHPGGYMVEREVSNIWNSVVIEGKPLRTSIDRSVILINRELERKLTEFGYIINGKKIKDYRMYDSMEEFIETVINRGEGESTTHH; translated from the coding sequence GTGAAGAAAATTCTGATTTGGTCTGGGATAATAGCTTTAACAGTAATTGCTGTTATGCTAGTCCTTTATTTCTCTGGTAGAAGTGTATATACAAGATTTATTACCGCAATTGCACAGCTTGTGGAAAAGTCCACAAGCAAATCGCAAGGTATATCTACTATCTCTAGTTTTGATGCGTACAAAAAACTTTCTGAACTGAGGTTTTCTGATACAACGAACAATGCTGTGTTTAAGTTAGATCTTGAAAATCCACTGGTCCTTGGAAACGATGAAACGACGACAATTCTTTTTTCTGTTCCTAACGATGGTGAGTATGCGGTAGTTATTAAATACAGGTATGATAACTTCACAACAAGTAGTGGAACTTTGGAGTTCGAAGTAGAGAAAAAGACCTACCTTGGAATTCTGGATAACTTTACTTATTATGACTTCAATGAAAAAGTTTACGATAGATACGGTAATGAAATAACACCAGAGCAAAAACCCTTTGAAGGAACGTACCTAACCTTTGTCAAAGACGCAAGTAGGATATCACACTATCCACTGCTTCTTAAACTTAACGCAGGGGAGAATCTAATTTCTGTAAAGAACACACGTTCACCGATAGTTATCGAAGGCATTTATTTGGTGGCTGGATCCTCTCTGTTTGTTAGTCAACCGTACGCTGAGTATAGAAGTGTAAAAAGGCACGAAGGTAAAAGCGGTGAAGATATTATCGTGATAGAAGCTGAAGGGATTTCATTTAAGTCAGACTCGCTAATATCGTTAACCAATGAACAAACCGCTTTAGTAACGCCTTATGAAATTCTGAGAAGAAAGATAAACGTTATAGATGAAACTACTTTCAAACAGTCCGGGCAAGAGATTTTTTGGAGTTTCTACGTTGAGACTCCGGGTTATTACAAGATCGCGTTCAGATACAAGCAAGCAACGAACAGAGGTATTCCAATCTTTAGAAGGATTTACTTAGACGGCAAAGTTCCATTCAAAGAGTTCGTGGAATATCCATTTCCCTACACGGGCTATACTTGGAAAGATTATGTACTGAAAAATGAGCAAAATGAACCACTGGAAGTTTATCTCGACAAAGGGTTCCACATTCTCTCGATGGAAGTTACCACCGGAATGTACGAAGATACGATCAAGTTTCTACAAAATAGTGTAAAGAAGTTACAAGAAATAGGTTTGGAATTGAGAAAGCTTGTTGGGAATAATTTAGACCCAAACAGGACATGGAACATTGAGAAATATATGCCAAACGCAGTACCGGATCTAACGCACATATCTCAAAGCCTAAAAGCGGAACATGAAAAACTGGTCGGTATCGTCGGCAAACAGGGACTTCCATCGATTGCAGATATGCTTGTCTGCGCTGGGATAATAGACAACATCCTACGAAAGCCTGAAAAATTGCCGTTCTACATCGACGTTCTTAGCGAAGGAGCTTCCTCCATTGCCCAAAGGCTTTCAGAACTTTCCATGAGACTAAAAGAACAACCGATGGGCATAGACAAGATTTATGTTTTTCAAGGAAGTCTCGATAGATTTGCCTACCCGAAATCAACATTCTTGATTACGGCCTATGAAGAACTACAAAAATTATGGCTTTCTCTTTTCAACAAGAACGAAGCTTATTCCATATATGAAAAGGTCGATGAGGCAAGCTTGAGAGTTTGGGTTAACAGACCAGTCCAATACGTTGAGACATTGCAGTATCTCACAGACAGTGATTTTACGAGAAAGACAGGCATTAAGGTTATATTCTCCATAATGCCGAACGAGCAAAAGCTTGTCTTAGCAAGTGCTGCAAACACAGTACCTGACGTTGCAATGAGTATCAGCAACTGGATACCGTTTGAACTTGCAATAAGAAATGCTCTATTCCCGCTTTCATACTTCCCCGACTTCTTCACGTTCGCTGAAAAGAATATAAACGTGGAAACTCTGTTACCGATGGTTGTTGACGACAAAGTTTACGGTATAACCGAAACCCAGAACTTTTATGTTCTCTTCTACAGAAAAGACATTATCGAGAAACTCAGTATACCGATACCGGATACATGGGACGATGTAAAAAAGATTCTCCCAGAACTTCAAAGGCGTGGGATGAATTTCTCAATCCCCATGTGTGAACAGACAACAAAATACTTCAACACCACCGGACCTTTCTTCTTCCAGAACAAAGCAAGACTTTACACAAAGGATGGTATGAAAACTGCTATAAACGAGGAAAATTCGGTAAAAGCTTTCGAATTAATGACCGACCTTTTCGCTATTTATGGAATCCCAGAGCAGGTAGCAAGTTTCTACAACTCTTTCAGATACGGGCGGATTCCGATTGGCGTTGGTGATTTTGGCCTTTACGTAACGCTTTTGAATGCAGCGGATGAAATTTACGGACTTTGGGATATCGCACCCTCTCCAGGTGTTCGGACCGAAAACGGAGAAATTTTGAGATATCAAGTAGCTGGAGACAGAGCTATAGTTATATTTGCGAACTCCAATAAGAAGGAAAAGGCTTGGGAATTTATAAAGTGGTGGATGTCCAAAGATACACAAGTAAAATTCGCGAGGATGATGGTCAACAGGTACGGTCCAACGTATCTTTGGAATACTGCTAATATAGAGGCATTCAAAGAGCTCGATTTCATCGATGAAAAACACAAAAAGGTCATCCTTGAACAATGGAAGTGGATTCGAGAAGTACAGAGACACCCTGGCGGTTACATGGTAGAAAGGGAAGTAAGCAACATTTGGAATAGTGTTGTTATCGAGGGTAAACCACTACGTACATCTATCGATAGGTCCGTAATATTGATAAACAGAGAATTAGAAAGGAAGCTCACAGAATTCGGTTACATAATAAACGGCAAGAAGATCAAAGATTATAGGATGTACGACAGTATGGAAGAGTTCATAGAGACGGTAATAAATCGGGGTGAGGGTGAGTCAACCACCCACCACTGA
- a CDS encoding carbohydrate ABC transporter permease, with the protein MLSPYLVLFIIFIALPVVVAIYLSFTYFNAIERPKWIGIQNYITLLTRDTLFMQKVLPNTIKYALIVGVGGYVLSFVLAWLVAQLTRVPRTIFALIIYSPSLTAGVTMSVIWRVLFNGDQQGYLNALLLKLGIIDKPVQWLQSPQHLMDIMILVSLWSSMGVGFLAMLAGILNVDEQLYEAAYIDGIKNRLQEIIYVTIPAMKPQMLFGAVMSIVNTFTSAGIGVALSGSNPTPQYAGQLIVNHIEDYGFLRYEMGYAAALSVVLLLIIWFFSRIAWRLFGERY; encoded by the coding sequence TTGTTGTCACCATACCTGGTTCTATTCATCATATTCATCGCACTACCTGTTGTGGTAGCTATATACCTGTCTTTTACCTACTTCAACGCCATCGAGAGGCCTAAATGGATAGGAATACAGAACTATATCACACTCTTAACACGAGACACACTCTTCATGCAAAAAGTTCTCCCGAATACAATTAAATACGCATTAATTGTTGGTGTTGGTGGGTATGTCCTTTCATTTGTGTTAGCTTGGCTCGTTGCCCAGCTTACAAGAGTTCCTAGAACTATATTCGCTTTGATAATCTACTCTCCATCCCTCACCGCGGGTGTAACAATGTCGGTAATTTGGCGAGTGCTTTTTAACGGAGACCAACAGGGTTATCTGAATGCCCTCTTGCTCAAGCTCGGAATTATCGATAAACCCGTACAGTGGTTGCAGTCGCCACAGCATTTGATGGATATTATGATTCTCGTTTCCCTTTGGAGCAGTATGGGGGTAGGATTTTTGGCTATGCTTGCCGGTATCTTAAACGTTGACGAGCAACTTTACGAAGCTGCGTATATCGATGGTATAAAGAATCGCTTGCAAGAAATCATCTACGTGACAATACCCGCAATGAAACCCCAAATGCTTTTTGGTGCTGTTATGTCAATAGTAAACACGTTCACATCGGCTGGCATCGGTGTGGCATTGTCCGGTTCGAATCCTACACCACAGTACGCTGGTCAATTGATAGTCAACCATATAGAGGACTATGGATTCTTAAGATACGAAATGGGGTACGCGGCTGCACTTTCCGTTGTTCTACTCTTGATAATTTGGTTCTTTTCAAGAATTGCGTGGCGTTTGTTTGGCGAACGGTACTAG
- a CDS encoding carbohydrate ABC transporter permease: MAKFTTKTNPRYFHKSQLKFYFILTPIAIFMMLPIIFIFSQAFKPVDELFLYPPRFLVRRPTLSNFYELFQITRASAIPVSRYLMNSILTAFLTVFFTIIISVFAGYALSKKQFKTKNLLFTVNNLALMFVPIAVIIPRYLIVQQLGLIDTFFINVLSLLAMPIGVFLVKQFIDQIPDALLDAALVDGANDFQIIFNIIMPLLKPAISTVGILAFQVAWNSAEASTYYINNENLKTFAFYVSNLTQTTGNTVAGQGIAAAAGLIMFVPNLVLFIIMQSRVMNTMAYSGLK; encoded by the coding sequence ATGGCCAAGTTTACAACGAAAACGAATCCAAGATACTTTCACAAAAGTCAACTCAAGTTCTACTTTATCCTGACACCAATTGCGATATTCATGATGTTACCCATTATATTCATCTTCTCGCAGGCTTTTAAGCCTGTTGATGAGTTGTTCCTCTATCCTCCGAGATTCCTTGTTAGAAGACCTACTTTAAGTAACTTCTATGAATTATTCCAAATAACGAGAGCTTCTGCAATCCCAGTTTCAAGATATTTGATGAACAGCATATTGACTGCATTCTTGACAGTATTCTTCACCATAATAATATCCGTTTTCGCAGGATACGCGCTCTCTAAGAAACAATTTAAAACAAAGAATCTGTTGTTTACCGTAAATAACCTCGCACTTATGTTCGTCCCAATCGCAGTAATTATCCCAAGATACCTGATAGTTCAACAACTTGGACTCATCGACACATTCTTCATTAATGTACTTTCGTTACTAGCCATGCCGATAGGTGTATTTCTTGTGAAGCAGTTCATCGACCAGATACCTGATGCGCTATTAGATGCTGCCCTTGTTGATGGTGCAAACGATTTTCAGATTATATTCAATATCATAATGCCACTTTTGAAACCAGCCATATCGACTGTGGGAATTTTGGCATTCCAGGTTGCTTGGAACAGCGCAGAAGCATCGACTTACTACATAAATAACGAAAACTTAAAGACATTTGCGTTTTACGTTTCCAACCTTACTCAGACAACTGGTAATACAGTCGCAGGTCAAGGGATAGCGGCCGCAGCCGGGCTTATCATGTTCGTTCCAAACTTGGTGCTGTTCATAATTATGCAGTCCAGAGTTATGAATACGATGGCTTACAGTGGTCTAAAATGA
- a CDS encoding YIP1 family protein, producing the protein MEREIKFKMESLMRLIIVLHVLLILSNGLLAVNSPFLTYTISGKNEWKITQDAYVVSEVLFKDLDLYYPDDIFIWENKMYIADSGNARIVVFDMITREATYVGDMSLFQPTGVFVDDDYIYVADPGTSEIVIFDKSGNEVKRIGRPTNPLFGETANFKPKKLVVDKRGNFYIVSEGTFEGIIQLDQNGEFLGYFGANTVGITFLDKFIDIFYTKEQKEKFLNRIPKPYTNITIDSKGLIYTVTQKERGNAIKKHNTIGLNILPASKERRMIDEPNFIDIAVDNNGRMFALTETGLIYEYDSEGNLLVSFGGRAIATERNGLFTVASAITVDADGKVYVLDRERGLVHVFNPTQYIQTLHKALELYSQGKYLESKGLWKELMIYDGYSKIAHYGLGKAYFQEGNYRAAADEFKKAYAKRDYSDAYWEIRNEFLQKNAGIILLGFILFIALLVALDELSKRGLIKKRLKISSKFLNDIIYIKNILRHPLDTFYYIQRRKHGSVLSATIIYVIFFLVIQFDYFGRSFIFNLNVHDRSVGFVLLASAAPTMLWVFANYLVSSINDGRGTLRDIYIFTAYSFAPYILFQPFVILLTYILTYNEAFIVSFVSMILITWSAVLLFTGVKEIHDYGVLDTIKSILLTLVWIFVIILVYSIVYMLWDQLAQTIYAIVQEVLYRARK; encoded by the coding sequence GTGGAAAGGGAAATTAAATTCAAAATGGAATCTTTGATGAGACTTATCATAGTTTTACACGTGCTGCTGATCTTAAGCAACGGTTTACTAGCCGTGAACAGTCCGTTTCTTACGTACACGATATCTGGAAAGAACGAATGGAAAATAACGCAGGATGCGTACGTGGTTAGTGAAGTCCTTTTCAAGGACTTAGACTTGTATTATCCAGATGATATCTTCATCTGGGAGAACAAAATGTACATTGCCGATTCGGGTAATGCAAGAATTGTCGTTTTCGATATGATAACCCGCGAGGCTACTTATGTTGGTGATATGTCCTTGTTCCAGCCGACGGGAGTATTTGTCGATGATGATTACATTTACGTGGCTGATCCTGGCACTTCAGAGATTGTTATATTTGACAAATCTGGGAATGAAGTTAAAAGGATAGGCAGACCTACGAATCCGCTATTCGGTGAAACCGCGAACTTTAAACCGAAGAAGCTTGTTGTCGATAAACGAGGTAATTTTTACATAGTTAGCGAAGGTACGTTTGAAGGCATTATTCAACTCGACCAAAATGGTGAGTTCCTCGGATATTTTGGAGCAAATACCGTCGGGATAACGTTCTTGGATAAGTTCATCGATATATTCTACACAAAGGAGCAGAAAGAAAAGTTCCTCAATAGAATTCCAAAACCCTATACTAACATTACGATAGATTCCAAAGGTCTTATTTACACAGTAACTCAAAAGGAACGTGGAAATGCCATAAAAAAGCACAATACAATAGGTCTAAATATACTTCCCGCATCCAAGGAAAGGAGAATGATAGACGAGCCGAACTTCATAGATATCGCTGTGGATAACAACGGAAGGATGTTTGCGTTAACAGAAACTGGCCTTATATACGAATACGACTCAGAAGGTAATCTGCTGGTTTCGTTCGGTGGACGTGCGATCGCAACGGAAAGAAATGGTTTATTCACCGTTGCATCCGCTATCACTGTTGATGCTGATGGAAAAGTTTACGTCCTCGATAGGGAACGAGGTCTTGTCCATGTGTTTAACCCTACTCAGTACATTCAGACTTTACACAAAGCGCTTGAACTCTACTCTCAAGGGAAGTATCTGGAAAGTAAAGGGCTTTGGAAAGAATTAATGATTTACGACGGGTACTCGAAAATTGCGCATTACGGTCTTGGGAAAGCGTACTTCCAGGAAGGAAATTACAGAGCCGCGGCAGATGAATTCAAAAAGGCCTACGCGAAAAGAGACTATTCTGATGCATACTGGGAGATTAGAAACGAGTTCTTGCAAAAGAACGCAGGAATTATATTGCTTGGTTTCATACTCTTTATAGCACTTCTTGTAGCACTTGATGAGTTATCCAAACGTGGTCTGATAAAGAAGAGACTAAAAATTAGTTCGAAGTTTTTGAACGACATTATCTACATCAAAAATATATTAAGACATCCACTCGATACATTCTACTACATTCAAAGAAGAAAACATGGTTCAGTGCTGTCAGCTACCATTATCTATGTAATTTTCTTCCTAGTGATACAATTTGACTACTTCGGTAGAAGTTTTATCTTCAACTTAAACGTTCACGACCGTTCTGTTGGATTTGTTCTGCTTGCAAGTGCTGCTCCAACAATGTTGTGGGTTTTCGCAAATTATTTGGTAAGTTCCATTAACGACGGTCGTGGAACTTTAAGAGATATTTATATATTTACGGCGTATAGCTTTGCACCTTACATCCTCTTCCAACCGTTTGTTATACTGCTTACTTACATTCTCACTTATAATGAAGCGTTCATTGTATCCTTTGTATCAATGATTCTGATAACCTGGTCGGCGGTTCTACTTTTCACGGGTGTTAAAGAAATTCATGACTACGGTGTTCTGGATACGATAAAGAGCATATTGCTCACTTTGGTTTGGATATTCGTGATAATACTTGTTTATTCCATAGTCTACATGCTTTGGGACCAGCTCGCGCAAACCATTTACGCAATTGTTCAGGAGGTGCTCTACCGTGCAAGAAAATAA
- a CDS encoding DUF5696 domain-containing protein: MQENKSNLKTTAILSLFFAITTFVLSFSSAFAQSIQTIGNDYLSNRFTRPETIAFVKSPFTLDGYTKIAESSDLELWFNLETTSLRVVDKRSGYIWGDVSEETDAYKEMNATYQSIARSLVLLEYFDERGISNVVGSADEEVKKSWKKIQNGIIYSLFFEPLEIRFDVRITVKDDTIKFELPQNTIKEGSKFTMASVVFAPFLGSTISDEINGYAFVPDGPGALIRFSKPAHYLNWFEKRVYGKDYAIENLVTVNDLRANRPNDFLREEPTALIPVFGIVHGVDQNAFLGIITSGQEYSAIISYPSGLLSNYNWTSAKFIYRQKYLQPTTRSGAGIQVAQKYRNIFDAALEISFLTGKLANYVGMAKYYRDKFADQLFGKAHKYNNQTNATSKSDVPLYLSVIVSDIEKMLIGQRVIAISSVEQIKQILKELTSKGINRIVLLIEGWQDGGLHGNKVGKFGLEKKTGDFLDLLKYVVEFNTMNKSNGKSVELYFVDNVTKVTEKQLNLRKEVGLNLSQSIITEERDNKDLWLYKSYYVRIDLASEYLSMRVSKLLKLGFKNFAVREYANKLYGNLKMNAEIHRFKAKKLVEKTLSDISSITDNLILFEPNDYTWKYADTIGSVPMNSSQYLFETDTVPFLQIVLSGRINYFTPYMNNGFFSKMDVLKSIDYGAYPSFLITWLDNASLKDTPLWDYPSTRYEDWKEKIAEIYKTINSVLKYVKGSKIVDRIVLKPGVVKVVYDNGCEIYVNYTKEIYKDGSVTVPAESPKVVKSINSANGVGSK, translated from the coding sequence GTGCAAGAAAATAAGTCCAACTTAAAAACCACCGCAATTTTGTCATTATTTTTTGCTATCACCACGTTTGTTTTATCTTTCAGTTCTGCATTCGCTCAAAGCATCCAGACGATTGGAAATGATTATCTGTCAAACAGATTTACAAGGCCTGAAACAATAGCTTTTGTTAAATCACCTTTCACACTGGATGGATATACCAAAATAGCTGAGAGTTCCGACCTAGAACTTTGGTTCAATCTGGAGACCACATCGTTACGAGTTGTAGATAAAAGATCAGGATACATATGGGGGGATGTCTCAGAAGAAACTGATGCATACAAAGAAATGAACGCTACTTACCAATCCATAGCTAGGTCTCTTGTACTACTGGAATATTTCGATGAACGTGGCATATCGAACGTCGTTGGCTCTGCTGATGAGGAAGTTAAGAAATCTTGGAAAAAAATCCAAAACGGTATCATCTATTCACTGTTCTTTGAACCACTCGAGATTAGATTCGATGTTCGGATAACCGTTAAAGACGATACGATAAAATTCGAACTGCCGCAAAATACTATAAAAGAAGGAAGCAAATTCACAATGGCATCTGTTGTATTCGCTCCTTTTCTGGGAAGTACAATATCCGATGAAATAAACGGGTACGCTTTTGTGCCAGATGGACCTGGTGCACTTATAAGGTTTTCGAAACCGGCTCACTATTTGAACTGGTTTGAAAAGAGAGTATACGGAAAAGATTATGCCATAGAAAATCTGGTTACCGTTAACGACTTGAGAGCAAACAGACCAAACGACTTTTTAAGGGAAGAGCCCACTGCCCTAATACCGGTATTTGGAATTGTTCATGGAGTAGACCAAAACGCGTTTTTGGGAATAATCACCTCTGGACAAGAATACAGTGCGATAATCTCATATCCGAGCGGCCTTCTCAGCAACTACAACTGGACTTCAGCAAAATTCATATACAGGCAGAAATACCTTCAACCGACAACAAGAAGTGGAGCTGGTATACAGGTCGCTCAAAAGTACAGAAACATTTTCGATGCGGCACTTGAAATTTCTTTCCTCACAGGTAAGTTGGCAAACTACGTAGGAATGGCGAAGTATTACAGGGATAAGTTTGCAGACCAGCTCTTCGGTAAGGCACACAAGTACAACAACCAAACCAACGCTACGTCGAAATCAGATGTGCCACTGTATTTGAGCGTGATTGTTTCAGACATAGAAAAGATGTTGATAGGACAACGCGTCATAGCAATTTCGTCCGTTGAGCAAATCAAACAGATTCTCAAGGAATTGACAAGCAAAGGAATCAACAGAATCGTTCTTTTGATAGAAGGTTGGCAAGATGGAGGACTGCACGGAAACAAGGTCGGGAAATTTGGATTGGAGAAGAAGACCGGCGATTTTCTTGACCTTTTGAAGTACGTCGTCGAGTTCAACACGATGAACAAATCAAATGGGAAGAGTGTAGAACTATATTTCGTTGACAACGTGACAAAGGTAACTGAAAAACAACTGAATTTGAGAAAAGAAGTTGGACTGAACCTGTCGCAATCGATAATCACCGAAGAGAGGGATAACAAAGACCTCTGGCTTTACAAAAGTTACTATGTCAGAATTGATCTTGCATCTGAATACCTTTCAATGCGCGTCTCAAAGCTTTTAAAACTTGGATTTAAGAACTTCGCGGTCAGGGAGTACGCGAATAAGCTCTACGGGAACTTGAAGATGAACGCTGAGATACATCGTTTCAAAGCCAAGAAATTGGTTGAAAAAACTCTAAGCGATATTTCTTCAATAACAGATAACCTGATTCTATTCGAGCCAAACGATTACACTTGGAAGTACGCAGATACAATAGGCTCCGTACCAATGAATTCAAGTCAATACCTTTTTGAAACGGATACAGTTCCGTTCCTCCAGATAGTCTTGAGCGGCCGAATAAACTACTTTACTCCGTATATGAATAACGGATTCTTTTCAAAAATGGACGTCCTGAAATCGATAGATTATGGTGCATATCCTTCGTTCTTGATAACATGGCTCGATAACGCATCATTGAAAGACACACCACTGTGGGACTATCCTTCGACTCGCTACGAAGATTGGAAAGAGAAGATAGCCGAGATTTACAAAACCATAAATAGTGTTCTCAAATATGTGAAAGGTTCAAAGATAGTTGACCGCATCGTGTTGAAACCAGGTGTTGTGAAAGTTGTTTACGACAATGGATGTGAAATATACGTTAACTACACAAAGGAAATCTACAAAGATGGTTCAGTAACCGTTCCTGCTGAGTCACCCAAGGTTGTGAAGTCTATAAATTCTGCAAATGGAGTTGGTTCCAAATGA
- a CDS encoding carbohydrate ABC transporter permease codes for MKRTTRKALSGYMYVLPWIIGFGVFTAFPFFYSLYLSFFNVNFTVHGIEATFVGWKYYIYAFRTDPAFPLNFWNTLLNIVLSTPLIIIFSLIVAILLNRKLTARTFFRLLYFLPVVIVSGPVVAELVANNAASIVDPRRYFIYRFFQMIPNTISYPFLYMFNNLVLILWFSGVQIIFFLAGLQKISSSIYEAAQIDGANDWIMFWKITLPLIKPFVLVNTIYTIVDLASFANNPVNTSITQHMFDIDKPYSYSAALSWIYFTAIMVILGIAYLLFRERRKNRI; via the coding sequence ATGAAAAGAACTACAAGAAAAGCATTATCAGGTTACATGTACGTACTTCCATGGATAATAGGCTTTGGTGTCTTCACAGCATTCCCGTTCTTTTACTCACTGTACCTGAGCTTTTTCAACGTAAATTTTACAGTTCACGGAATCGAAGCCACATTTGTAGGTTGGAAGTATTACATTTACGCTTTCCGAACAGATCCTGCATTTCCTCTGAACTTTTGGAACACGTTACTCAACATTGTATTATCCACGCCCTTGATAATTATCTTCTCGCTGATAGTTGCAATACTACTCAACAGAAAACTCACAGCAAGAACGTTCTTCAGGCTGCTCTACTTCTTACCGGTTGTTATCGTAAGTGGACCCGTTGTGGCTGAATTGGTTGCAAATAACGCTGCAAGTATCGTTGACCCGAGAAGATACTTCATTTATCGGTTCTTCCAGATGATACCAAACACGATAAGTTATCCGTTTCTGTATATGTTCAACAACCTGGTTTTGATTCTCTGGTTCTCTGGTGTACAAATCATCTTCTTCCTCGCAGGTTTGCAGAAGATAAGTAGTAGCATATACGAAGCGGCACAAATCGACGGTGCAAATGACTGGATCATGTTCTGGAAAATCACATTGCCACTCATCAAGCCATTTGTCTTGGTAAACACCATTTACACTATCGTTGATCTAGCATCTTTTGCAAATAACCCTGTGAACACAAGTATCACACAACACATGTTCGACATAGATAAACCGTATTCCTACTCAGCTGCTTTATCTTGGATATACTTCACCGCAATCATGGTGATACTCGGTATCGCGTATCTACTCTTCCGTGAAAGGAGGAAAAACAGAATATGA
- a CDS encoding carbohydrate ABC transporter permease: MKNKERRFRISYYKTFKEPATKTIIYVVLIGIGYAYLYPLLYMITSSFMSVEDLVNPTVVWVPSKLTLDNFIRAWKVLEMPKSLWNSVYTSVIPALAQSLITALIAYGLSRFEFPLKRFWIVLMLATFLIPTQVTLVTKYVLFSTLRLTDTIYATFLPAILGQGIRSAIFILLYLNFFNMLPKAFDEAAEIDGANTFQVFYKIMIPLSLPAIVTTFIFSLVWYWNETLLSGLLLGNKIKTLPLELRDFVARYAVMFPTADGSAANRINEGIRMAATMITILPLLITYLFLQRQFVESLERTGITGE; this comes from the coding sequence ATGAAGAACAAAGAACGAAGATTTCGCATTTCGTATTACAAGACATTCAAAGAACCCGCTACAAAGACAATTATCTACGTTGTCTTGATAGGTATCGGATATGCTTACCTTTATCCTCTGCTTTACATGATAACCTCATCTTTCATGAGCGTCGAGGACTTAGTGAATCCAACGGTTGTCTGGGTACCGAGTAAGCTCACGTTGGATAATTTCATACGAGCTTGGAAAGTTCTGGAGATGCCAAAATCGTTGTGGAACAGCGTTTATACATCTGTCATACCTGCGCTTGCGCAAAGTTTAATAACTGCACTTATCGCGTACGGACTTTCACGTTTCGAATTTCCACTAAAGAGATTTTGGATAGTTTTAATGCTCGCAACATTTTTGATTCCAACACAGGTTACTCTCGTCACCAAATATGTTCTGTTCAGCACGTTGAGACTAACCGATACAATTTACGCAACATTCTTACCTGCAATTCTTGGCCAAGGCATTAGAAGTGCGATATTCATACTACTCTATCTAAATTTCTTCAACATGCTACCCAAGGCTTTTGACGAAGCGGCGGAAATAGATGGTGCTAACACTTTTCAAGTTTTTTACAAAATCATGATTCCCCTTTCTTTGCCAGCAATTGTGACAACATTTATCTTCTCTTTGGTGTGGTACTGGAACGAAACACTACTATCAGGCCTTTTGCTTGGCAACAAAATTAAGACCCTTCCATTGGAACTCAGAGATTTCGTTGCTAGATATGCTGTCATGTTCCCGACAGCTGACGGTAGTGCAGCAAACAGAATTAACGAAGGCATAAGAATGGCAGCAACTATGATTACGATTCTACCACTCTTGATAACTTATCTGTTCTTGCAAAGACAGTTCGTGGAAAGTTTGGAGAGAACAGGTATCACTGGTGAATAA